A genomic window from Streptomyces mirabilis includes:
- a CDS encoding sirohydrochlorin chelatase → MTTPPPALLIAGHGTRDAAGAEAFRDFVRQLGRRHPELPVAGGFIELSPPPLGDAVTELVEQGVRRFAAVPLMLVSAGHAKGDIPAALAREKERHPGISYTYGRPLGPHPSLLAVLERRLDDALGGTVRTPRDRSDVTVLLVGRGSTDPDANAEVHKAARLLWEGRGYAGVETAFVSLAAPDVPSGLDRCVKLGARRIVVLPYFLFTGILPDRVRQQTEGWAAAHPDVEVRSAEVIGPEPELLDLVMERYREAVEGDLRMNCDSCVYRIALPGFEDKVGLPQQPHFHPDDDGHHHDGHHHGGHHHGGHAHAR, encoded by the coding sequence GTGACCACCCCGCCCCCCGCCCTGCTCATCGCCGGACACGGCACCCGGGACGCGGCCGGAGCCGAGGCCTTCCGCGACTTCGTACGACAGTTGGGGCGCCGCCACCCCGAACTGCCCGTCGCCGGAGGGTTCATCGAACTGTCGCCGCCGCCGCTGGGTGACGCCGTGACCGAACTGGTCGAGCAGGGGGTACGCCGGTTCGCCGCCGTCCCGCTGATGCTGGTGTCCGCCGGGCACGCCAAGGGTGACATCCCGGCGGCGCTGGCCCGCGAGAAGGAGCGGCACCCCGGTATCTCGTACACCTACGGGCGTCCGCTGGGCCCGCACCCGTCGCTGCTGGCGGTGCTCGAACGGCGGCTGGACGACGCGCTCGGCGGCACGGTCCGTACGCCGCGGGACCGGTCCGACGTCACCGTGCTGCTCGTCGGGCGCGGCTCCACCGACCCGGACGCCAACGCCGAGGTGCACAAGGCGGCCCGGCTGCTGTGGGAGGGACGCGGGTACGCGGGCGTCGAGACCGCGTTCGTGTCGCTGGCGGCGCCGGACGTCCCGTCGGGCCTGGACCGCTGTGTGAAGCTGGGCGCGCGGCGGATCGTGGTCCTTCCCTACTTCCTGTTCACCGGCATCCTCCCGGACCGGGTGCGGCAGCAGACCGAGGGCTGGGCTGCCGCGCACCCGGACGTCGAGGTGCGGTCGGCCGAGGTCATCGGCCCCGAGCCGGAGCTGCTCGACCTGGTCATGGAGCGGTACCGGGAGGCCGTCGAGGGCGACCTGCGGATGAACTGCGACTCCTGCGTCTACCGCATCGCGCTGCCCGGCTTCGAGGACAAGGTGGGCCTCCCCCAGCAGCCGCACTTCCACCCGGACGACGACGGGCACCACCACGACGGGCATCACCACGGCGGGCATCACCACGGCGGGCACGCGCATGCGCGCTGA
- a CDS encoding cobyrinate a,c-diamide synthase — protein sequence MVISVPRLVIAAPSSGSGKTTVATGLMAAFASRGLAVSPHKVGPDYIDPGYHALATGRVGRNLDAYLCGTELIAPLFAHGARGCDLAVVEGVMGLYDGAAGEGELASTAQVAKLLRAPVVLVVDASSQSRSVAALVHGFASWDPEVRVSGVILNKVGSSRHEEMLREALDESGVPVLGVLRRAPQVGTPSRHLGLVPVAERHAAAVESVAAMASQVGEGCDLDGLLALARSAPVLAGAAWDAAAAVVSSPPPPLPVPTLGAAPPDPRHRPERPRPQTSDGLKARGTGLRAAPRIAVAGGAAFTFSYAEHAELLTAAGAEVVTFDPLRDEQLPDGTCGLVIGGGFPEVYAPELSANEPLRKAVAELAFGGAPVAAECAGLLYLSRELDGQPMCGVLDVSARMSERLTLGYRDAVAVSDSALAVAGTRMRGHEFHRTVVEPGAGAAPAWGVRAAERRVEGFVQQGVHASYLHTHWASQPGVARRFVERCRTS from the coding sequence GTGGTGATTTCCGTCCCTCGGCTGGTCATCGCCGCGCCCTCGTCCGGGAGCGGCAAGACCACCGTTGCCACGGGGTTGATGGCGGCCTTCGCCTCACGGGGGCTCGCCGTGTCCCCGCACAAGGTGGGGCCCGACTACATCGACCCCGGGTACCACGCGCTCGCCACCGGGCGCGTGGGGCGGAATCTCGACGCGTATCTGTGCGGCACGGAGTTGATCGCGCCCTTGTTCGCGCACGGGGCGCGCGGATGCGATCTCGCGGTCGTCGAAGGTGTGATGGGGCTGTACGACGGGGCCGCCGGGGAGGGTGAGCTCGCGTCCACGGCGCAGGTGGCGAAGTTGCTGCGGGCGCCGGTGGTGCTGGTCGTCGACGCGTCGTCGCAGTCCCGGTCCGTGGCCGCGTTGGTGCACGGGTTCGCTTCCTGGGATCCCGAGGTGCGGGTTTCCGGGGTGATTCTCAACAAGGTGGGGTCGTCGCGGCACGAGGAGATGCTGCGGGAGGCTCTGGACGAATCCGGGGTGCCGGTGCTCGGGGTGCTGCGGCGCGCGCCGCAGGTGGGAACGCCGTCGCGGCATCTTGGGCTGGTGCCCGTCGCCGAGCGGCACGCGGCAGCGGTCGAGTCGGTTGCCGCCATGGCCTCGCAGGTGGGGGAGGGGTGTGATCTCGACGGGCTGCTCGCGTTGGCGCGGAGCGCGCCCGTGTTGGCGGGTGCGGCCTGGGATGCGGCTGCGGCTGTCGTTTCTTCGCCCCCGCCCCCCCTTCCCGTCCCAACCCTGGGGGCTGCGCCCCCAGACCCCCGCCATCGGCCTGAACGGCCTCGTCCTCAAACGTCGGACGGGCTGAAAGCTCGCGGGACCGGGCTGCGTGCGGCGCCCCGGATCGCTGTCGCCGGCGGGGCCGCCTTCACCTTCTCCTACGCCGAGCATGCCGAGTTGCTGACCGCCGCGGGTGCCGAAGTCGTCACCTTCGACCCTCTGCGGGACGAACAACTGCCGGACGGTACCTGCGGGTTGGTCATCGGTGGTGGGTTTCCCGAGGTGTACGCGCCCGAGCTGTCCGCCAACGAGCCGTTGCGCAAGGCCGTGGCCGAGCTGGCGTTCGGCGGGGCGCCCGTCGCCGCCGAGTGCGCCGGGCTGCTGTATCTGTCGCGCGAGCTCGACGGGCAGCCCATGTGCGGCGTGCTCGACGTCTCGGCCCGGATGAGTGAGCGGCTCACCCTGGGCTACCGGGACGCCGTGGCCGTGAGTGACAGCGCGCTCGCCGTCGCCGGAACGCGGATGCGGGGGCACGAGTTCCACCGGACCGTCGTCGAGCCGGGCGCCGGGGCGGCTCCCGCCTGGGGAGTGCGCGCCGCTGAGCGGCGCGTCGAAGGTTTCGTACAACAAGGTGTGCACGCGAGTTATCTGCACACGCACTGGGCGTCACAGCCCGGTGTCGCCCGTCGGTTCGTGGAGAGGTGCCGGACGTCATGA
- the cbiE gene encoding precorrin-6y C5,15-methyltransferase (decarboxylating) subunit CbiE — translation MITVFGTGTGAPLSTDASDALTGAGLVVGARRHLTAARLPDAVERIVLGPLAPALDAIEGCLEKERRVVVLASGDPGFFGIVRALAERFGTERLDVRPGVSSVATAFARLGLPWDDAVVVSAHGRALRTAVQVCHSHPKVAVLTGPGSGPAELGAALAHRGAGRVLVVASALGDPAHERVERVTPAQAAGRDWGTAVSVVLCLDESRALAPVRTVAGPPAGPDRWALDEREFTHRDSMISKFEVRALALARLGPRLGELVWDVGAGSGSVAVECARFGAAVTAIEKTRDGCDRILANAEAHGVDVRVVHGAAPTVLSDLDDPDAVFIGGGGRELPAIVTVCARRARRAVVVAMAALDRVPAAREALTAAGLDCDGVLLQSSRLAPLPGNVTRLAATNPVFLLWGVRPPARTEGVLQ, via the coding sequence GTGATCACCGTCTTCGGTACGGGGACGGGGGCACCGCTTTCCACGGACGCCTCGGACGCGCTGACCGGCGCCGGGCTCGTCGTGGGCGCCCGACGCCATCTGACGGCCGCGCGGCTGCCCGACGCGGTGGAGCGGATCGTCCTCGGGCCGCTCGCGCCCGCCCTCGACGCGATCGAGGGATGCCTGGAAAAGGAGCGGCGCGTCGTCGTGCTCGCCTCCGGTGACCCCGGGTTCTTCGGGATCGTGCGGGCGCTGGCCGAACGGTTCGGGACCGAGCGGCTGGACGTGCGCCCCGGTGTCTCGTCCGTCGCGACCGCCTTCGCGCGGCTCGGGCTGCCCTGGGACGACGCGGTGGTGGTGAGCGCCCACGGGCGCGCGCTGCGCACGGCCGTCCAGGTCTGCCACTCCCACCCGAAGGTGGCGGTGCTGACCGGCCCCGGCTCCGGGCCCGCCGAACTGGGCGCCGCCCTCGCCCACCGCGGCGCCGGGCGCGTCCTCGTCGTGGCGAGCGCCCTCGGCGACCCCGCACACGAGCGTGTCGAGCGCGTCACCCCGGCGCAGGCCGCGGGCCGCGACTGGGGCACGGCGGTGAGTGTCGTCCTGTGCCTCGACGAGTCGCGGGCCCTCGCCCCCGTGCGGACGGTCGCCGGTCCCCCGGCCGGACCCGACCGGTGGGCCCTGGACGAGCGCGAGTTCACCCACCGCGACTCGATGATCAGCAAGTTCGAGGTGCGGGCGCTGGCGCTGGCCCGGCTCGGGCCGCGCCTCGGCGAGTTGGTCTGGGACGTCGGCGCGGGCTCCGGGTCCGTCGCCGTCGAGTGCGCGCGGTTCGGGGCCGCCGTCACCGCGATCGAGAAGACACGGGACGGCTGCGACCGGATCCTCGCCAACGCCGAGGCGCACGGCGTCGACGTCCGCGTGGTGCACGGGGCCGCGCCCACCGTGCTGTCCGACCTGGACGATCCGGACGCCGTGTTCATCGGTGGCGGGGGCCGCGAGCTGCCCGCCATCGTGACCGTCTGCGCACGGCGGGCCCGGCGGGCCGTCGTCGTCGCCATGGCCGCGCTCGACCGGGTGCCGGCGGCCCGGGAGGCGCTCACCGCCGCCGGGCTCGACTGCGACGGCGTACTGCTGCAGTCCTCCCGGCTCGCGCCGCTGCCGGGGAACGTCACCCGGCTCGCGGCCACCAACCCCGTTTTTCTGCTGTGGGGCGTCCGGCCTCCGGCGCGTACCGAAGGAGTCCTCCAGTGA
- a CDS encoding ZIP family metal transporter, with translation MAVFVALGAFLMTLAGGWTAQRVTDRRHLVLGLAGGLMLGVVGLDLLPEALKAAGEEVFGVPAALLLFVAGFLLAHLVERLLAARQVAHGAEEHDGRAPEVGLTAAAAMVGHSAMDGVAIGAAFQVGGGMGLAVALAVIAHDFADGFNTYTITSLYGNARRKAITMLFADAVAPVIGAASTLFFTIPEQVLGGYLGLFGGVLLYLAAAEILPEAHHEHPARSTLLCTIAGAGFIWLVVGLAGSG, from the coding sequence ATGGCGGTCTTCGTCGCGCTCGGCGCGTTCCTGATGACGCTGGCCGGAGGCTGGACGGCACAGCGGGTCACCGACCGCCGCCACCTGGTGCTGGGCCTGGCGGGCGGCCTGATGCTCGGCGTGGTCGGCCTGGATCTGCTCCCGGAGGCGCTGAAGGCGGCGGGCGAGGAGGTGTTCGGCGTACCGGCGGCCCTGCTGCTGTTCGTCGCCGGGTTCCTGTTGGCCCATTTGGTGGAACGGCTGCTGGCCGCCCGGCAGGTCGCGCACGGCGCCGAGGAGCACGACGGACGCGCGCCCGAGGTGGGCCTGACGGCCGCCGCGGCGATGGTCGGGCACAGCGCCATGGACGGCGTCGCGATCGGCGCCGCCTTCCAGGTCGGCGGCGGCATGGGCCTTGCGGTCGCGCTCGCGGTGATCGCCCACGACTTCGCGGACGGCTTCAACACGTACACGATCACGAGCCTGTACGGGAACGCGCGCCGCAAAGCGATCACGATGCTGTTCGCGGACGCGGTGGCCCCGGTGATCGGTGCCGCCTCGACCCTGTTCTTCACCATCCCGGAGCAGGTGCTCGGCGGCTATCTCGGCCTCTTCGGCGGCGTACTGCTGTACCTGGCCGCCGCCGAGATCCTCCCCGAGGCGCACCACGAGCACCCGGCCCGCTCGACCCTGCTGTGCACGATCGCGGGCGCGGGGTTCATCTGGCTGGTGGTGGGTCTCGCCGGAAGCGGGTGA
- the cobO gene encoding cob(I)yrinic acid a,c-diamide adenosyltransferase, with translation MPQGQPSVVPEDGLTTRQRRNRPLVVVHTGIGKGKSTAAFGLALRAWNQGWPIGVFQFVKSAKWKVGEENALRVLGASGEGGSVDWHKMGEGWSWVQRDSQMDNEEKAREGWEQVKRDLAAETYKLYVLDEFAYPMHWGWVDVDEVVAVLRDRPGTQHVVITGRNAPEKLVAFADLVTDMSKVKHPMDAGQKGQRGIEW, from the coding sequence ATGCCACAGGGGCAGCCGAGTGTCGTACCCGAGGACGGACTGACGACGCGTCAGCGCCGCAACCGGCCGCTGGTCGTGGTGCACACGGGGATCGGGAAGGGCAAGTCCACCGCCGCCTTCGGGCTGGCGCTGCGCGCCTGGAACCAGGGGTGGCCCATCGGGGTGTTCCAGTTCGTCAAGTCGGCGAAGTGGAAGGTCGGGGAGGAGAACGCGCTGCGCGTGCTCGGCGCCTCCGGCGAGGGCGGGTCCGTCGACTGGCACAAGATGGGCGAAGGGTGGTCGTGGGTGCAGCGCGACTCCCAGATGGACAACGAGGAGAAGGCCCGCGAGGGCTGGGAGCAGGTCAAGCGGGACCTCGCCGCCGAGACGTACAAGCTCTACGTGCTGGACGAGTTCGCCTACCCGATGCACTGGGGATGGGTGGACGTCGACGAGGTCGTCGCCGTGCTGCGGGACCGGCCCGGGACGCAGCATGTCGTGATCACCGGGCGCAACGCTCCCGAGAAGCTCGTCGCGTTCGCGGATCTCGTGACGGACATGTCCAAGGTGAAGCATCCGATGGACGCCGGCCAGAAGGGCCAGAGGGGCATCGAGTGGTGA
- a CDS encoding precorrin-8X methylmutase, protein MSQVFPENRVVHPIEQESFRRLRARLDTSHFPPLTRAVVERVIHSAADLDYADDLVTDEGALAKAHTALHAGAPVVVDVEMVAAGITRRDTVCRLKDAKSGPGLTRSAHAIRLAYEDVGPGALWVIGCAPTALEELLTLDADPALVIGLPVGFVGAAESKAALRDSGLPAVSNVSEKGGSAVAAAALNALLYHPATKEFS, encoded by the coding sequence GTGAGCCAGGTGTTCCCGGAGAACCGGGTCGTGCACCCCATCGAGCAGGAGTCCTTCCGGCGGCTGCGTGCCCGCCTGGACACCTCGCACTTCCCGCCGCTGACGCGGGCGGTCGTGGAGCGGGTCATCCACTCCGCGGCCGACCTCGACTACGCGGACGACCTCGTCACCGACGAGGGCGCCCTGGCGAAGGCGCACACGGCGCTGCACGCCGGGGCGCCGGTCGTGGTGGACGTGGAGATGGTCGCCGCGGGCATCACGCGCCGCGACACCGTCTGCCGCCTCAAGGACGCCAAGTCCGGCCCCGGGCTGACCCGTTCGGCCCACGCGATCCGGCTCGCGTACGAGGACGTCGGGCCCGGCGCGCTCTGGGTGATCGGCTGTGCGCCGACCGCCCTGGAGGAGCTGCTGACCCTCGACGCCGACCCGGCGCTCGTCATCGGTCTGCCCGTCGGCTTCGTCGGCGCCGCCGAGTCCAAGGCCGCGCTGCGCGACAGCGGGCTGCCCGCCGTCAGCAACGTGTCCGAGAAGGGCGGCTCGGCGGTCGCCGCCGCCGCGCTCAACGCCCTGCTGTACCACCCCGCAACCAAGGAGTTTTCGTGA
- the cobC gene encoding Rv2231c family pyridoxal phosphate-dependent protein CobC: MRAEGGYGGDGHDLRHHGDAEVRDDGSALTDLAVNVRADTPPAWLREHVAASLDGLAAYPDGRAARAAVAARHGVPVERVLLTAGAAEAFVLLARALKVRQPVVVHPQFTEPEAALRDAGHAVDRVLLRESDGFRLDPSAVPEDADLVVIGNPTNPTSVLHPAASIAALARPGRTLVVDEAFMDAVPGEREALAGRTDIPGLVVLRSLTKTWGLAGLRIGYVLAAPDTVRELSRAQPLWPVSTPALAAAEACVSPRALAESAHAARKVASDRAHLVAGLREFEPDGLRVVEPAEGPFVLIRLPRAVVVRRQLRGLGFAVRRGDTFPGLGDDWLRLAVRDRATVNGFLQALDRAVVVAGR; this comes from the coding sequence ATGCGCGCTGAGGGCGGGTACGGGGGCGACGGGCACGATCTGCGCCACCACGGGGACGCCGAGGTGCGGGACGACGGCTCGGCGCTCACCGATCTCGCCGTGAACGTCCGTGCGGACACGCCTCCGGCGTGGTTGCGCGAGCACGTCGCCGCGTCGCTGGACGGTCTCGCGGCCTACCCGGACGGACGGGCCGCGCGGGCCGCGGTGGCGGCGCGGCACGGGGTGCCGGTGGAGCGGGTGCTCCTGACGGCGGGCGCGGCGGAGGCGTTCGTGCTTCTGGCGCGCGCTCTGAAAGTCCGTCAGCCGGTCGTGGTCCACCCGCAGTTCACCGAGCCGGAGGCGGCGCTGCGGGATGCCGGCCACGCGGTCGACCGGGTGCTGTTGCGTGAGTCGGACGGCTTTCGGCTGGACCCCTCGGCCGTACCCGAGGACGCGGACCTCGTCGTGATCGGCAACCCGACCAACCCGACGTCCGTGCTGCACCCGGCGGCCTCGATCGCCGCGCTCGCGCGGCCCGGGCGGACGTTGGTGGTCGACGAGGCGTTCATGGACGCGGTGCCGGGTGAGCGGGAGGCGCTGGCGGGGCGGACGGACATCCCCGGGCTTGTCGTGCTGCGCAGCCTCACGAAGACATGGGGGCTGGCGGGGTTGCGGATCGGATACGTCCTGGCCGCGCCCGACACGGTCCGCGAACTGTCCCGTGCGCAGCCGCTCTGGCCCGTCTCCACGCCCGCCCTCGCGGCGGCCGAGGCGTGCGTGTCGCCCCGGGCGCTCGCCGAGTCCGCGCACGCGGCCCGGAAGGTCGCCTCCGACCGGGCCCATCTCGTCGCGGGGCTCCGGGAGTTCGAGCCCGACGGGTTGCGGGTCGTCGAGCCCGCCGAGGGTCCGTTCGTGCTGATTCGGCTGCCTCGGGCGGTGGTGGTGCGGCGTCAGTTGCGGGGGCTGGGGTTCGCGGTGCGGCGTGGGGACACGTTTCCGGGGCTGGGGGACGACTGGCTCCGCCTGGCCGTACGAGACCGGGCCACCGTCAATGGATTCCTCCAGGCGTTGGATCGGGCGGTGGTGGTGGCTGGGCGGTGA
- the cobJ gene encoding precorrin-3B C(17)-methyltransferase: protein MIGLISATAAGAAARDRLAAAWPTRTRVYDGSVGDAVRRAFAECDQLVCFLATGAVVRLIAPLLGDKTSDPGVVCVDEGGRFAVSLVGGHGGGANELAREVGESLGAEPVVTTATDAVGVPGLDTLGFPVEGEVAAVTRALLDGEPVALRADLAWPLPPLPVATEGAYGMRVTDRAVAPGEREVLLRPPSLVVGVGASKGVPVAEVLGLVEDVLRDAGLSPRSVAELATVDAKAEEPGIVEAAVRLGVPVVTYTAEELATVDVPNPSGAPLAAVGTPSVAEAAALVRGGELLVPKRKSTRADGRPAMATCAVVRRVARGRLAVVGLGPGARDLLTPRAKEELRRASVLVGLDQYVDQIRDLLRPGTRILESGLGAEEERARTAVAEARRGQAVALIGSGDAGVYAMASPALAEASDDIDVVGVPGVTAALAAGAILGAPLGHDHVSISLSDLHTPWEVIERRVRAAAEADIVVTFYNPRSRGRDWQLPKALAILAEHREPTTPVGVVRNASRPDESSRVTSLGSLDPAIVDMMTVVTVGNTATREVAGRMVTPRGYRWQEEPK from the coding sequence GTGATCGGCCTGATTTCCGCCACGGCGGCGGGCGCGGCGGCCCGTGACCGGCTGGCCGCGGCCTGGCCCACCCGTACACGGGTGTACGACGGGTCCGTCGGGGACGCCGTGCGGCGGGCCTTCGCGGAGTGCGACCAGTTGGTGTGCTTCCTCGCCACGGGCGCGGTGGTGCGGCTGATCGCGCCGCTGCTGGGCGACAAGACGTCCGACCCTGGGGTCGTGTGCGTGGACGAGGGCGGCCGGTTCGCCGTGTCGCTCGTCGGCGGTCACGGCGGCGGCGCCAATGAACTCGCCCGCGAGGTGGGCGAGTCGCTCGGAGCCGAGCCGGTGGTGACGACCGCGACGGACGCGGTCGGAGTGCCGGGTCTCGACACGCTCGGCTTCCCCGTGGAGGGCGAGGTCGCCGCGGTCACCCGGGCCCTGCTGGACGGCGAACCCGTCGCCCTGCGGGCCGACTTGGCGTGGCCGTTGCCGCCCCTGCCGGTCGCGACGGAGGGCGCGTACGGCATGCGTGTCACCGACCGGGCCGTGGCGCCCGGCGAGCGCGAGGTGCTGCTGCGGCCGCCCTCCCTCGTGGTGGGGGTCGGCGCGTCCAAGGGCGTTCCGGTGGCGGAGGTCCTCGGTCTCGTCGAGGACGTACTCCGTGACGCCGGGCTGTCCCCGAGGTCCGTCGCGGAGCTGGCCACCGTCGACGCCAAGGCCGAGGAGCCGGGCATCGTCGAGGCCGCCGTACGGCTCGGGGTGCCCGTGGTGACGTACACCGCCGAGGAGTTGGCGACGGTGGACGTGCCGAACCCTTCGGGCGCGCCGCTCGCCGCCGTCGGCACCCCGTCCGTGGCGGAGGCCGCCGCCCTGGTACGCGGTGGTGAACTCCTCGTACCCAAACGGAAGTCGACGCGTGCGGACGGGCGGCCCGCGATGGCCACCTGTGCCGTCGTGCGCCGTGTGGCGCGCGGGCGGCTCGCGGTGGTCGGGCTCGGGCCCGGCGCCCGTGACCTGCTCACCCCGCGGGCGAAGGAGGAGCTGCGGCGGGCGTCCGTGCTCGTCGGGCTCGACCAGTACGTCGACCAGATCCGCGATCTGCTGCGCCCCGGCACCCGGATCCTGGAGTCCGGGCTCGGCGCCGAGGAGGAGCGGGCGCGCACGGCGGTCGCCGAGGCACGACGCGGGCAGGCCGTCGCGCTGATCGGCAGCGGGGACGCGGGCGTGTACGCGATGGCGTCACCGGCGCTGGCCGAGGCGTCCGACGACATCGACGTGGTCGGGGTACCGGGCGTGACCGCCGCGCTCGCGGCCGGGGCGATCCTGGGCGCGCCGCTGGGCCACGACCACGTGTCGATCAGCCTCTCCGACCTGCACACACCGTGGGAGGTCATCGAGCGCCGGGTGCGGGCGGCGGCCGAGGCGGACATCGTCGTGACGTTCTACAACCCGCGCAGCCGGGGCCGCGACTGGCAGCTCCCGAAGGCGCTCGCGATCCTCGCCGAGCACCGGGAGCCGACGACTCCGGTCGGGGTCGTCCGCAACGCCTCCCGGCCGGACGAGTCGAGCCGGGTGACGTCGCTGGGGTCCCTGGATCCGGCGATCGTCGACATGATGACCGTCGTGACCGTGGGCAACACGGCGACGCGGGAGGTCGCCGGGCGCATGGTGACACCGCGCGGCTACCGCTGGCAGGAGGAGCCCAAGTGA
- the cobM gene encoding precorrin-4 C(11)-methyltransferase: MADAPTGKVTIVGAGPGAADLLTFRAARAIAEADIVIWAASLVQAEVLEHAREGAEILDSATMSLEDVVAVYERAAAEGLKVARIHSGDPALWGGTQEQLDRCADIGVETEIIPGVSSFSAVAALAQRELTIPEVAQSVILTRLGGGKTPMPPGEEVREFARHGTTMALFLSAARSGQLVRELLEGGYPTSTPVVVAYQATWPEELIVKCTIETLEETVKEHKLWKHTLFLVGPALDATGTRSHLYHPGHFHGFRRADPQARAELRAARKGNPS; the protein is encoded by the coding sequence ATGGCCGATGCCCCCACCGGCAAGGTGACCATCGTCGGGGCAGGGCCCGGCGCCGCCGATCTGCTGACCTTCCGCGCCGCGCGCGCCATCGCCGAGGCCGACATCGTGATCTGGGCGGCCAGCCTGGTGCAGGCCGAGGTCCTCGAGCACGCGCGCGAGGGGGCGGAGATCCTCGACTCGGCGACGATGTCCCTGGAGGACGTCGTGGCCGTGTACGAGCGGGCGGCGGCCGAGGGACTGAAGGTGGCCCGCATTCACTCCGGCGACCCGGCCCTGTGGGGCGGTACGCAGGAGCAACTGGACCGGTGTGCGGACATCGGCGTCGAGACCGAGATCATTCCCGGCGTCTCCTCCTTCTCCGCCGTCGCCGCGCTCGCCCAGCGCGAGCTGACGATCCCCGAGGTCGCGCAGTCCGTGATCCTCACCCGGCTCGGCGGCGGCAAGACGCCCATGCCGCCCGGCGAGGAGGTGCGGGAGTTCGCGCGGCACGGCACGACCATGGCGCTGTTCCTGTCGGCCGCCCGCAGCGGACAGCTCGTACGGGAGCTGCTGGAGGGCGGCTATCCGACGTCCACGCCGGTCGTGGTCGCCTACCAGGCGACCTGGCCGGAGGAGCTGATCGTGAAGTGCACGATCGAGACGCTGGAGGAGACCGTCAAGGAGCACAAGCTCTGGAAGCACACGCTCTTCCTGGTCGGCCCCGCCCTCGACGCGACCGGCACCCGCTCGCACCTCTACCATCCCGGTCACTTCCACGGCTTCCGCAGGGCCGATCCGCAGGCGCGCGCGGAGCTGCGCGCGGCCCGCAAGGGCAATCCGTCGTGA
- the cobI gene encoding precorrin-2 C(20)-methyltransferase, which translates to MSSKLIGIGVGPGDPELVTVKGVNALRAAEVVVVPVMAAPDGKDGGEPGRAEATVLHYVPEEKVVRVVFALNERTDRGRREAAWDAAGTRVAELLRRHASVAFATIGDPNVYSTFTYLAQTIGELVPGTVVETVPGITAMQDLAARSGAVLTEGTEPLTLVPVTAGSAVLKDALNGPGTVVAYKFGRQAHEVAEALRVTGRLDDAVWGSALGLEGESIRPAADLDGEPLPYLSTLIAPARRDGKRGGKL; encoded by the coding sequence ATGAGCAGCAAGCTGATCGGAATCGGGGTCGGTCCCGGTGACCCGGAGCTGGTGACCGTCAAGGGCGTCAACGCGCTGCGTGCCGCCGAGGTCGTGGTCGTACCGGTGATGGCCGCGCCCGATGGAAAGGACGGCGGAGAGCCGGGGCGGGCGGAGGCCACCGTCCTGCACTACGTGCCCGAGGAGAAGGTCGTCCGCGTCGTGTTCGCGCTCAACGAGCGGACCGACCGGGGGCGGCGCGAGGCCGCCTGGGACGCCGCGGGCACGCGGGTCGCGGAGCTGCTCCGGCGGCACGCGTCCGTCGCCTTCGCGACCATCGGCGATCCGAACGTGTACTCGACCTTCACCTATCTGGCGCAGACCATCGGGGAGCTGGTGCCCGGCACGGTCGTCGAGACCGTGCCCGGTATCACCGCCATGCAGGATCTGGCGGCGCGGTCCGGGGCCGTGCTCACGGAAGGGACCGAGCCACTCACCCTCGTTCCGGTGACCGCCGGGTCCGCCGTGCTCAAGGACGCCCTCAACGGGCCCGGGACCGTCGTCGCGTACAAGTTCGGGCGGCAGGCGCACGAGGTCGCGGAGGCGCTGCGGGTGACGGGTCGGCTCGACGACGCCGTGTGGGGGTCCGCGCTCGGGCTGGAGGGCGAGTCCATCCGGCCCGCCGCCGACCTCGACGGCGAACCGCTGCCGTACCTCTCCACCCTCATCGCGCCCGCCCGGCGGGACGGCAAACGCGGCGGGAAACTGTGA